ACTGCCTGTACACGCTGGTCCTCAAGAATCCGGACGGCACCCGGGAGGGGCGCGTCATCGGGTCCATCGTCGAGTATCTGCTGGCCCCGGAGGACCCGGAGGCCGTGATCGAGAAGATGGCAGCGCCCGGCACGAAAATTGTCTCCCTGACCATTACCGAGGGCGGTTACAACTTCCATCCCGTGACCGGTGAGTTTGATGCGGCCAACCCCGCCGTGGCGGCTGACCTGGAGCCGGGGGCCGTTCCGTCAACGGTCTTTGGGCTGGTCACCGAGGCGCTGCAGCGGCGCCGGGACCGCGGACTCCCGCCGTTCACCGTGATGTCCTGCGACAACATCCAGGGCAACGGCGACGTGGCGGCCAAGATGTTCACCGCCTTCGCTCGCCTGCGGGATCCTGGGCTGGGTGAGTGGATGCAGGAAAAGGTGGCCTTTCCGAATTCAATGGTGGACCGCATTACACCGGTCACCACCGACGAGGACCGGGCCATGGTGGCGGCGGACTTCGGCGTGGACGACGCCTGGCCGGTGGTCAGCGAGGACTTTGAGCAGTGGGTGCTGCAGGACGATTTCCCGCTGGGCCGCCCGGCCTTCGAAGACGTCGGCGTGCAGGTGGTGGACGACGTCGAGCCCTATGAACTCATGAAGCTGCGGCTGCTCAACGCCAGCCATCAGGGGCTGTGCTACTTCGGCTACCTCGCCGGCTACCGGTACGCGCACGAGGTCTGCCAGGATCCGCTTTTCGCCCGGTTCCTGCTGGATTACATGGACAAGGAAGCCACCCCCACGCTGAAGCCGCTGCCGGACGTGAACCTGGCCGGGTACAAGCACAAGCTGATCGAGCGGTTTTCCAACCAATATGTCCGCGACACGCTCGCCCGGCTGTGCGCCGAGAGCTCGGACCGGATCCCCAAATGGCTGCTGCCGGTCATCCGGGAGAACCTGGCCAGCGGCGGGGAGATCCACCGTTCGGCCGCTGTCGTCGCCAGCTGGGCGCGGTATGCCGAAGGCTTCGACGAGCAGGGCGAGCCCATCCAGGTGGTGGACCGGCTGCGGAAACCGTTAATGGCTGCCGCAGGACGCAACCGCGAGGATCCGCTCGCCTTCGTGTCCAACCGCGAACTTTTCGGAGACCTGGCGTCCAATGACCGGTTCATCCGGGCGTACACCGCTGCGCTGGCTTCACTGCACGACGCCGGCGCGCGGGCCACGGTTTCCGGCCTGGTTTCGGAGCGGGGACGCTAAGCCGCGGAGCGGGGAAACCACCACAGCCGCTGCAGTCCTGCCGAAAGTTTGCGGACCATTGCTCATTTGACAGGGCCTGTTTATAGTTCACCGAAATGAGCGCAGGGCAATTCTCACATGATCAAAGGTGACGTATGAGACTACGACGCAGCAGACCCCGCAGGTTTCGGCCCGGCATCGGAAGATCGGCGGCGGCATCGGCGGCGGTGCTTGCACTCGTGCTGTCCGGATGCGGCGCTGAAAGCTCCGAAGGACCGGAAGAAATCGTGGTGGCCATTGTTTCCAATCCGCAGATGACTGACGCCATTTCGCTGGAGGAGGACTTCCGCGAGCAATATCCGGATATTGACGCGCGATTTGTTTCCCTGCCGGAGAATGAGGCCCGCGCCAAGATCACGGCCTCGGTGGCCACCGAGGGCGGCGAATTCGACGTCGTCATGATCTCCAATTACGAGACCCCGATGTGGGCGGAAAACGGCTGGATCACCAACCTGCAGGAGTATGCCGACACCACTGCCGGTTACGACCCGAACGATTTTGTGCCCAACATCCGCGAAGCACTGAGCTACGAGGGGGACCTGTATTCCGTTCCCTTCTACGGCGAATCTTCCTTCCTCGCCTACCGGGAGGACATTTTCGAGGAGAACGGGCTCACCATGCCGGAGCGGCCCACCTGGGAGGACGTTGCCGGATTCGCCGAACAACTCCACGATCCGGACAACGGATTCTCCGGCATCTGCCTCCGCGGCCTGGCCGGCTGGGGCGAGGTGATGGCGCCGCTCGGAACCATGATGAACACCTACGGCGGAGGCTGGTTCGACGAGGACTGGAACGCCACGCTGGACTCGCCCGAGGTGGAGGCCGCCGTGACCGACTACGTGGACCTGGTCCGCACGTCCGGGCAGCCCGGAGCCGCCACCAGCGGGTTCGGCGACTGCCTGACCCAGTACAGCCAGGGCACCGCCGCCATGTGGTACGACGCAACCTCCATGGTCTCCTCAGTGGAGGACCCGGCCTCCTCCCTGGTGGTCGGCAAAACGGGCTACGCCCAGGCGCCCGTGCAGGAAACGGAATC
This genomic interval from Arthrobacter sp. zg-Y820 contains the following:
- a CDS encoding sugar ABC transporter substrate-binding protein encodes the protein MRLRRSRPRRFRPGIGRSAAASAAVLALVLSGCGAESSEGPEEIVVAIVSNPQMTDAISLEEDFREQYPDIDARFVSLPENEARAKITASVATEGGEFDVVMISNYETPMWAENGWITNLQEYADTTAGYDPNDFVPNIREALSYEGDLYSVPFYGESSFLAYREDIFEENGLTMPERPTWEDVAGFAEQLHDPDNGFSGICLRGLAGWGEVMAPLGTMMNTYGGGWFDEDWNATLDSPEVEAAVTDYVDLVRTSGQPGAATSGFGDCLTQYSQGTAAMWYDATSMVSSVEDPASSLVVGKTGYAQAPVQETESSGWLYSWSLAIPTTSEKKDAAWDFISWMTNKEYIQLVGEKISWERVPPGSRLSTYEIPEYAAVAEAYAEPTLSSMAGASQETSMANPVPYPGLQFVGIPEFQDLGTRVAQQISAAIAGQKSVPEALEQSQRYAETVAESYQSGENR
- a CDS encoding mannitol dehydrogenase family protein translates to MSKLSTATLSGVSAKLPVPSYDRAGLSVGIVHFGVGGFHRAHQAMYLDRLMNAGGARDWAICGVGVLPGDAAMKTVMENQDCLYTLVLKNPDGTREGRVIGSIVEYLLAPEDPEAVIEKMAAPGTKIVSLTITEGGYNFHPVTGEFDAANPAVAADLEPGAVPSTVFGLVTEALQRRRDRGLPPFTVMSCDNIQGNGDVAAKMFTAFARLRDPGLGEWMQEKVAFPNSMVDRITPVTTDEDRAMVAADFGVDDAWPVVSEDFEQWVLQDDFPLGRPAFEDVGVQVVDDVEPYELMKLRLLNASHQGLCYFGYLAGYRYAHEVCQDPLFARFLLDYMDKEATPTLKPLPDVNLAGYKHKLIERFSNQYVRDTLARLCAESSDRIPKWLLPVIRENLASGGEIHRSAAVVASWARYAEGFDEQGEPIQVVDRLRKPLMAAAGRNREDPLAFVSNRELFGDLASNDRFIRAYTAALASLHDAGARATVSGLVSERGR